GTCTTGAATTTCGTCCAACGCGAATATAGAATTCCTTTATCTCAGCAAAATCGAGATATGCAATATGATCTGTCGCAAAATTTTGAGTAAAGGATGATTTCTaccgtaattaaataataaatgttgagTTTTGTGAGAAATActtcgataaaaaatgaagatatattatttatcaacgaatttaaagatatagatacgatatagtaaaaaaaaaatgaaaagcatAGAGTGAAAGTACAGTCTTTTGAATCTTATCTATATCGTATTCttatttgtcaatttaaaaaaaaataattgaaaaatctaaAAGCTTTAAAGAGTAAAAGATTGAAAAGAACACGTGTATTTTTTGACGCGAACTCAGTCTTTTTAGCTGTGCATTGTGCTGCATAACTGTGCTTAATGCAACACATACacgtatacgtatatgtatacacccatatatctgtttattatctttatgacctaataattaatataattatgtacgcGACGAGTTGATGGTTTGACGACACGCGTCCTCAATGCACTTTGTGACATTACAACATTTATtacttacaaaataaaataaagcaacCCAATACAGTTAACGAAACGTACATTGCAACTAGTGACGAGTTTGCCTTTGTGAAAATATGGATTAAAAGCTTTATGTGCTATccgatcaaattatattttctcatccacatatgaaaataacaaaaaaattgaatatttatatacttatatataaattacttttatatataaattacttttaccATGAGcaatgtaaatgttaaaatagttttctaattgagatttaaattcagataaaaacatttttttgttatcagtAAGTATTAGCAAAGTCTTTCACAATAGTAGAGTTTTTGGTATCAAGAACAAAGCTTCGCGTATCTTTCTATCGAGGAAGATCTTTAATTTCCGTTACACACGTGTCGTTAATCTGCCGACCTTTTGACCGTCCGTCGCCCACACGTGAAACGACACGCCGAATTGTGACTGTACGTATGCAGAGACCAACGACTGCTTCGTAACGATCGCCCTCGGTAAGGAAAAGTACCAGACGTCAGTGAAGGAGAAGGCTACCAAGGACGTGGAATGGCACGAGGAATGCGAGCTACTCATACCGGAGCAGGGAAATACCGCGGAGATCGTCCTCACCGTCCTGCATCGCAATTTCCTGGGTGTCGATGAATTCCTCGGCACCGTCAGCGTACCACTCTCGAGCTTCGACGTGTACGAGAGGCCCAAGAATAGATGGTACGTTAGCATACGTTAATTGCAAATTGTGTTTTATGCAaatctattagaaaaattgcTCGCGAAAGAGAAATCGCCACTATCTCATTGATCGCCCGCATTCTTCCATTATTAATACATGACGTTATAATTTACCATTCACTTTGTgcggcaataaatttttaacatagtTGAacattcgaatattttttttcctcgtgctttatataatttcctacaatttatttttgtccaTTTACATAATTTGTGTCCAATCTTCagaattcttttttcacgtaaacattgttttataaatttttatattatcgatgtattactaatatatatcaaaactttagtaaataatgtatttcgaCTGTGTacgaatataatatgttttagaaaaataagcatgtatattatttatttgttatcgataaaattataagggTATAAATGCGCTTGTATTAGGTACACCCTTAACAGCAAACCAGGTAAAGAGAATACGAAGGAAAGAGGCGAGCTCGAGGTGAGGATCGGCTTTATTGTGAAGGCTGGAAGTCTGACTGATCTAAGCAAGAAGGAGCGTCATAAAAGTTCCTTAGGCCAGTTATCTACAGCTGCACAATCAATCGGCGGTAGTTTGCTCAGTATCGGTAGTCTCGAAAAACGCAAGGGTCTTAAAAAACTGGCCAAGTCGATCGGAAATAAAGTTAAAGGGAAAAGCAAAAGTCGGCTCGATGGAAACAATTTAGATGAAAAGGAAGAACACCAATTCAGGATTACGCGTCAGGAACCAGGTGAAGCTGATCCTGGTGTCATTAGCGAGGACGAAGATGAATTTACGGTAAATAGAAtcaaatacatgtatatatcctAATTATagcattatcttttattatccttagtgtaatatttgtaattatactcTGTTATAGTATTAATTTCGACATGAaacagttaattatttttgatgcaTAAGTATAATcatgaaaatacatttaaaaaaaaaaaatatatatatatatatatacatacatatatatacaaagagcAGAAAATcacagagaaatatttttaataaatctatctATTGAAATTTGTCTGTTGAATATAGTTTCCAGTTAAAAGTAGGATAATTCAATTTGTTATAGTTTGACGATCTGTCTCATAAAAGCTCGGCCTCGTCACTGAACGCACCCATGCCGGGCACGAACAACAATGGAATTCCGAATGGTTCACAGAGCAATGTCTCCAGTGAATTGCACGTGCCACCGGCGCCAATTAACGCCGCGCCAAACAAACCTCCACGATTTGCCATGAGCGCGTCTGCTACGAATCTGTCAAAGGTCGACAATTTGACGAAGGACGACGAGTGGGGTTTGAAGCTCTACGGCAAGCAAGCAAGCAGCGTACCTAAAAGGTGAAGTCATATTTATTGTCGggagaaagaagaataaaaaaatagaataaaaaagaatgataatgcgtttgataaaaatatttaacaataataagatTGTTACACggatataataagaaaacggatatataataaaaatatatatttatttgtgtataagatgtatggaaataatttatgttgcgTTGTTACTTATCAGATGGGACAAACCTAAGATCATGGTGGACGAATCGCAAGATAACATACGCGATGCATCGCCCATTCGTTCACCATCACCTGTCGCATTTAGATTGAGAGATCTTCCGGAACCGCTAAGTCCAGCACCAAGAGAAATTCTTCATCCAAAAAACAAGGACGAGAAGTTTGCGAGCAGAGAGAAGCTCGTCGCGAGCAAGGAGAAGCTCGCCATGAGTAAAGAGAAGCTTGCCAAGGAAGATAAAGTAAAGGATAAAAAGGACGACAAACATGGTCCGCGGAGTCCTAAAGAAGAGAAGCACGTAAAGAAGGACAAGAAAAAGGATAATAAGGAGAATAAGTTTAAAGACGCTAATGATGAGAATCATCTGTCTTCTGAAAGAATTATCATCGGTGGCGAAGACGCGATTAAGAATGCCGTAAACTCTAAAAGTCGCCTGCCGCACGAAGTCCTTAATCAGTTTGAAGGAAAATCAAgagaagtaaatatatttctatatataaaaatttctatatataaaagttttttttgaattagtctaattaatttaagattttattattctatcgaatagaaatataatcatcattttttttcagacaaaTGTATTTCGTATGTTTATCAAAACATTTCATTTACAGGATATAATAGAACTAGCGTTGCAACTGCAAGGACAAATTACGGAGAAAAACAAGAGACTCACCGATTTGGAAGATTATATCGATGCACTGCTGTTACGCGTAATCGAATGTTCGCCGCGATTACTTCAGAATCCATATCAGAGGCGACTGTCGTCCCCTGGGAATCAGTAAATCATTAATCCTTGATAAAACCTTCCTGTTTCCACTGTAGGACCCACTTGAGGTATATTCCCTTTGATACCTTAGTGATACTTTCTTTAGACATGACTGATGAAATGCAAATGactatttgttatattaacattgcttgtattttaatttatcttttctcttgAGCTATGGCTTAAGAAAAGTATAAAACGTCCCCACAGCAGCGttgcatataaaagaaatttgtttccccatatttatttgtaatttatatttaacactgCGAAAATAATTGGATTATAGGAACACaagtaagaaataataagtaaataataatttattcaaagtttTACTTATACTATCAATATGAACAATGAACATAGGATGTGAAAGTCAGTTGGAAATGATTTGAAATTTGTTCCATGATTCTCTGTCTTCCCAATATACTGAACCAAAATCATTATGGCATGTTCgaaagtttttatttgttcATGATTGAGATTTCCGTCCAATTGCCAATTTGCAGGAAAACTAACGAACACaattgtatttctttattattacctgttattgtaaattatctatctaagaactttttataatgaaaataagacttatataaaatagagctAATAGAAGCTGAAATTTGCACGAACTAatgttcgataaaaaaatgtgcctTCTGTCTTACATATGTGCACTTATTTTG
The genomic region above belongs to Cataglyphis hispanica isolate Lineage 1 chromosome 7, ULB_Chis1_1.0, whole genome shotgun sequence and contains:
- the LOC126850915 gene encoding rab11 family-interacting protein 2, whose translation is MWSPTHVQVTVQRAKDLLTKGKHKTNDCFVTIALGKEKYQTSVKEKATKDVEWHEECELLIPEQGNTAEIVLTVLHRNFLGVDEFLGTVSVPLSSFDVYERPKNRWYTLNSKPGKENTKERGELEVRIGFIVKAGSLTDLSKKERHKSSLGQLSTAAQSIGGSLLSIGSLEKRKGLKKLAKSIGNKVKGKSKSRLDGNNLDEKEEHQFRITRQEPGEADPGVISEDEDEFTFDDLSHKSSASSLNAPMPGTNNNGIPNGSQSNVSSELHVPPAPINAAPNKPPRFAMSASATNLSKVDNLTKDDEWGLKLYGKQASSVPKRWDKPKIMVDESQDNIRDASPIRSPSPVAFRLRDLPEPLSPAPREILHPKNKDEKFASREKLVASKEKLAMSKEKLAKEDKVKDKKDDKHGPRSPKEEKHVKKDKKKDNKENKFKDANDENHLSSERIIIGGEDAIKNAVNSKSRLPHEVLNQFEGKSREDIIELALQLQGQITEKNKRLTDLEDYIDALLLRVIECSPRLLQNPYQRRLSSPGNQ